One segment of Cerasicoccus sp. TK19100 DNA contains the following:
- a CDS encoding NAD(P)/FAD-dependent oxidoreductase, whose product MTQHIEIVGGGLAGLSLGIGLRRRGVPVILHEASSYPRHRVCGEFIAGAAIDDLEQLGIASEITSARSLQTTQWSHFSKVVYQQKLPCVAYGVSRYLLDAQLAEKFTDAGGELRTGSRITDSQLRPGVVWAQGRQRSESQWIGLKMHCLAMDSQADLEVHLGRHGYVGVASVENGRVNICGLFRRRPAKADSREEQLPAYLDASGLNELAQRVRDGQPDRLSAVGVTALSYAEQAPDQAIRLGDQSGLIAPFTGNGMALALSSAALALDPLTDFAHGRIDWPTAVYQANTSMVRRFRRRRQIAGMMHPWILQPNRQKLLALLARSGLLPFATLFRLTH is encoded by the coding sequence GTGACGCAGCATATCGAGATCGTTGGCGGTGGGCTGGCGGGGCTGTCTTTGGGCATTGGTCTGAGGCGGCGCGGGGTCCCTGTCATTCTCCACGAAGCCAGTAGCTATCCACGTCACCGCGTGTGTGGTGAATTCATTGCCGGGGCCGCAATCGATGATCTGGAACAGCTCGGAATCGCGAGTGAAATAACCAGTGCCCGCTCGCTGCAAACGACTCAATGGAGTCATTTCAGCAAAGTGGTTTATCAGCAAAAATTACCCTGCGTGGCCTATGGCGTTTCACGCTATCTGCTTGATGCGCAACTGGCTGAAAAATTTACCGATGCGGGAGGCGAATTGCGCACCGGTTCGCGCATAACCGATTCGCAACTGCGGCCAGGCGTCGTCTGGGCACAGGGCCGACAACGCAGCGAAAGCCAGTGGATCGGCTTGAAAATGCATTGCCTGGCGATGGACTCTCAGGCCGATCTGGAGGTGCATCTCGGGCGGCATGGATACGTTGGCGTGGCCTCGGTTGAGAATGGCCGGGTGAATATTTGCGGGCTGTTTCGACGACGCCCGGCTAAGGCCGACAGCCGCGAGGAGCAACTCCCGGCGTATCTTGATGCTAGCGGTTTGAATGAGCTGGCCCAGCGCGTGAGGGATGGCCAGCCCGACAGGCTAAGCGCGGTCGGCGTGACGGCGCTTAGCTACGCGGAGCAGGCTCCCGATCAGGCGATTCGGCTCGGGGATCAGTCTGGCTTAATCGCACCCTTTACCGGCAATGGCATGGCGCTGGCCTTGAGCAGTGCGGCCCTGGCGCTGGACCCGCTAACGGACTTTGCCCACGGGCGAATCGATTGGCCTACCGCGGTTTATCAAGCCAACACGAGCATGGTTCGGAGGTTTCGCCGTCGTCGCCAAATCGCCGGCATGATGCATCCCTGGATTCTGCAACCGAACCGCCAAAAACTGCTGGCTCTACTTGCTCGGAGTGGACTCTTGCCTTTTGCTACGCTCTTCCGGCTAACTCATTAG
- a CDS encoding type III polyketide synthase — MYLLSIASQAPPQSYTQPECWDILQQSAALDGLTDRSKLLLRKILNNQNGIDKRHFAVEDIHSLFSRSAEALNHDFQREAPKLAGQALQTALDRASLKAHELDALIICTCTGYLCPGVTSYVAETLGLRRDCYLQDLVGLGCGAAVPSLRNAAGVLAANPSAKVAVVAVEICSAAFFINDDPGVLVSMCLFGDGASASIWTGQVPAGAAWRMSGFDTIHQPENRELLRFVNHEGLLRNQLDLSVPEHAAEAVSALHQRRESAGEVVAHAGGRDVIEALRKVLPGEALADSQSVLRQYGNMSSPSVMFALEERLNRESQTESLWLTSFGAGFAAHSCHLHQISV; from the coding sequence ATGTATTTATTATCCATTGCCAGTCAGGCACCCCCTCAATCCTACACGCAGCCGGAGTGCTGGGATATTCTCCAGCAGTCCGCAGCGCTCGACGGGTTGACCGACCGCAGCAAGCTACTGCTTCGAAAAATTCTCAACAACCAGAACGGCATCGATAAGCGGCATTTTGCCGTGGAAGACATACACAGCCTCTTTTCTCGCTCCGCCGAAGCGCTGAACCACGACTTTCAGCGCGAGGCACCCAAACTGGCAGGGCAAGCGTTGCAGACGGCGCTGGACCGCGCGTCGCTTAAGGCGCATGAGCTCGATGCGCTGATTATTTGCACGTGTACGGGCTACCTTTGCCCGGGAGTCACCAGCTATGTTGCGGAAACTTTGGGCCTGCGCAGAGATTGTTATTTGCAGGACCTGGTTGGCCTTGGCTGTGGCGCTGCGGTCCCAAGCTTGCGCAATGCGGCGGGCGTATTAGCGGCAAACCCGTCAGCCAAGGTAGCCGTGGTGGCAGTTGAAATCTGCTCGGCAGCATTCTTTATCAATGACGACCCGGGCGTTCTCGTGTCGATGTGTCTGTTTGGTGATGGTGCCAGCGCCAGTATCTGGACGGGCCAAGTGCCGGCAGGCGCGGCCTGGCGGATGTCGGGCTTTGACACCATTCACCAGCCGGAAAACCGCGAACTACTACGCTTTGTTAATCACGAGGGCTTGCTCCGTAACCAGTTGGACTTGTCCGTGCCCGAGCATGCGGCAGAGGCAGTGTCGGCTTTGCATCAGCGGCGTGAGTCTGCGGGTGAAGTCGTTGCGCATGCGGGTGGCCGGGATGTCATCGAGGCGCTGCGCAAGGTGTTGCCCGGTGAGGCGTTGGCCGATAGCCAGTCGGTGCTGCGCCAATACGGCAATATGAGCAGCCCCTCGGTGATGTTTGCTCTTGAAGAGCGTTTGAACAGAGAAAGTCAGACGGAATCACTGTGGTTGACCAGTTTTGGTGCAGGTTTTGCCGCGCACAGCTGCCACTTGCATCAAATATCCGTTTAA
- a CDS encoding type II secretion system protein, which produces MRRPSSFRVGFTLIEIMVTVVLIGILAVMAMPAFMRVRQSAQNTRFINDARQFSAAIDTYMMEEGLPPSDSGSGQLDSPMDEYIKPSDFTARPSIGGVWDIEGDTGGLFYAAVGVDGFVCDVEQIEMIDANFDDGDTSTGKLQLADSGSRYYWVIEE; this is translated from the coding sequence ATGAGAAGGCCATCCTCATTCCGTGTCGGCTTCACTTTGATTGAAATCATGGTGACTGTGGTTTTGATCGGCATTTTAGCGGTGATGGCCATGCCAGCGTTCATGCGTGTGCGACAATCTGCGCAAAATACGCGCTTTATCAATGATGCACGGCAGTTTAGCGCGGCGATCGACACCTACATGATGGAGGAAGGTCTTCCGCCCTCTGATTCCGGATCCGGTCAACTGGATTCACCCATGGATGAATACATAAAGCCATCAGATTTCACGGCGCGCCCCAGTATCGGCGGCGTGTGGGACATCGAGGGCGATACGGGCGGCCTTTTCTACGCAGCGGTCGGAGTCGATGGATTTGTCTGCGACGTGGAGCAAATCGAGATGATTGACGCGAACTTCGACGATGGCGACACCAGCACGGGTAAGCTTCAACTTGCCGATAGCGGCAGCCGCTATTATTGGGTGATTGAGGAGTAA
- a CDS encoding class I SAM-dependent methyltransferase, which translates to MREMQRLVQPEILDSLAHDDERALKNRRDLRLINWLLGNAFWFKEKVFPEIDASDCVMELGAGEGILAGVFAQHAAVGADYIGLDLAPRPVDLPQNLRWRCEDILTADLSGVNVLMGNFILHQFQDDELARLGTRIRESNIRMLAFNETARSQLHVWQLRLIYPIICDVSRHDGRVSIQAGFRGRELADLLGLDDAWDVRISQTFLGAYRLIAERKGSA; encoded by the coding sequence ATGAGAGAAATGCAAAGACTGGTCCAACCGGAGATACTAGATTCATTAGCTCATGATGATGAGCGTGCGTTGAAAAATCGACGGGATTTACGCCTCATTAACTGGCTCTTGGGCAATGCTTTCTGGTTTAAGGAAAAGGTATTCCCCGAGATCGATGCGAGTGATTGCGTTATGGAGTTGGGCGCAGGCGAGGGGATACTGGCGGGCGTTTTTGCTCAGCACGCTGCTGTAGGGGCGGACTATATCGGCCTGGACCTGGCACCACGGCCAGTGGACCTTCCACAGAATTTGCGTTGGCGGTGCGAAGATATTTTGACCGCCGATTTATCCGGCGTGAACGTCCTGATGGGGAATTTCATTTTGCACCAGTTTCAAGATGATGAACTCGCCCGTCTGGGCACCCGTATTCGCGAATCGAATATCCGGATGCTGGCCTTTAATGAAACTGCCCGCAGTCAGCTGCACGTATGGCAATTGCGGCTGATATACCCCATCATTTGCGACGTGTCGCGCCATGACGGGCGGGTAAGCATACAGGCCGGATTTCGTGGTCGCGAACTGGCGGATTTACTCGGACTGGATGACGCATGGGACGTCCGCATTAGCCAGACATTTCTCGGGGCTTACCGGCTGATTGCCGAGCGGAAAGGCTCTGCGTGA
- a CDS encoding TerB family tellurite resistance protein codes for MSESAALFADPRPLAIAKLMLAVAWSVGKLAHEDVLKIQKYLNGALRMNESDKHSFNLYQEYAIEPMERRRLSRRFAQTYTRPEDRLEVTKQIETLLPPQGQSMRKTMAVQEIKEALVEDQINLMRKVKYKLTGTPFPAKITDLGREAFLQDYRSNPLFFRLKVRYGDTFTDLKLSHRKVEKLSLEMSLVSLVVYADQILLPEELTLITDYLMKNWELKDLAAESILTMALCRECAVEQIPAFCGRYVELSTYDERQQVYLMLGKLARVDHHVTKSEQQVLESIAQGLDIASGVRRSVMGVDEAEPALIVEQ; via the coding sequence ATGTCTGAATCTGCAGCCTTATTTGCCGATCCCCGGCCTTTAGCGATCGCAAAGCTTATGCTGGCTGTCGCGTGGTCGGTTGGGAAGCTGGCACATGAGGATGTTCTAAAGATTCAAAAATATCTCAACGGCGCTTTGCGCATGAACGAGTCAGATAAGCATTCGTTCAATTTGTATCAGGAATACGCGATCGAGCCGATGGAGCGCCGTCGTCTCTCCCGGCGCTTCGCTCAAACCTATACCCGACCTGAGGATCGGTTGGAGGTGACGAAGCAAATTGAGACACTGTTGCCTCCGCAAGGCCAGAGCATGCGCAAAACGATGGCGGTGCAGGAAATCAAGGAAGCGTTGGTCGAGGATCAGATCAATTTGATGCGGAAGGTGAAATACAAGCTGACCGGTACGCCGTTTCCCGCCAAAATAACCGATTTGGGGCGAGAGGCATTTTTGCAGGATTACCGCTCCAATCCCCTGTTTTTCCGTCTCAAAGTGCGCTATGGCGACACGTTCACTGATCTGAAGCTTTCTCACCGCAAGGTAGAAAAGCTTTCGCTGGAAATGTCGCTCGTCAGCTTGGTGGTTTATGCTGACCAAATCCTTCTGCCGGAAGAGCTTACGCTGATCACCGACTACTTGATGAAAAATTGGGAGCTAAAGGACCTTGCCGCTGAGAGCATCCTGACAATGGCACTTTGCCGGGAGTGCGCGGTAGAGCAAATCCCGGCTTTCTGTGGCCGCTATGTTGAGCTTTCGACCTACGACGAGCGTCAGCAAGTGTATCTCATGCTCGGCAAGCTGGCCCGAGTTGATCATCATGTGACCAAGAGCGAGCAGCAGGTCCTTGAATCCATCGCCCAAGGGTTGGATATCGCCAGCGGAGTGCGCCGCAGCGTCATGGGAGTGGACGAAGCCGAACCTGCTTTGATCGTGGAACAATAA
- the accD gene encoding acetyl-CoA carboxylase, carboxyltransferase subunit beta, with the protein MAIFRRPQYSTVRVKKKDIPAGLWTKCPESGEIVYNKELEENWMVVPKSGYHFQLKARRRAELLIDDGTFVEHDANLTSVDPLEFVDNKPYPQRIEAAQAKTGEKDALLSGTGELNGMPVSLAVMDFSFNGGSMGSVVGEKIARAIERATEGGMPVIIVCASGGARMQEGILSLMQMAKTSAALARHSEAGLPYIAVLTNPTMAGVMASFASLGDVIIAEPKALIGFAGPRVIKETTQQDLPSGFQTSEFLLEHGLVDQIVPRLEMKNRLSVLLKAFMAGKKAG; encoded by the coding sequence ATGGCAATTTTCCGCAGACCGCAGTATTCCACCGTTCGCGTTAAGAAGAAAGACATCCCCGCCGGGCTCTGGACCAAGTGCCCCGAGAGCGGCGAAATCGTCTATAACAAAGAACTGGAAGAAAACTGGATGGTAGTGCCCAAGAGCGGCTACCACTTTCAGCTCAAGGCGCGCCGCCGCGCCGAACTGCTCATCGACGATGGCACCTTCGTCGAGCACGACGCCAATTTGACCAGCGTTGACCCGCTGGAGTTTGTCGACAACAAGCCCTACCCGCAGCGCATTGAGGCCGCCCAGGCCAAGACCGGCGAAAAAGACGCCCTGCTCAGCGGCACTGGTGAGCTCAACGGCATGCCGGTTTCCTTGGCAGTCATGGACTTTTCTTTCAATGGCGGCAGCATGGGCTCCGTCGTCGGCGAGAAAATCGCCCGCGCCATCGAGCGCGCCACCGAAGGCGGCATGCCCGTGATCATCGTTTGCGCATCCGGTGGTGCCCGCATGCAGGAGGGCATTCTCAGCCTGATGCAAATGGCCAAGACCTCTGCCGCACTCGCCCGCCACAGCGAAGCCGGCCTACCCTACATCGCCGTGCTGACCAATCCGACGATGGCTGGCGTTATGGCGAGCTTTGCCTCTCTGGGAGACGTGATTATTGCTGAACCCAAGGCACTGATCGGCTTTGCCGGACCACGCGTCATTAAAGAAACCACACAGCAAGACCTGCCCTCGGGTTTCCAGACCTCGGAGTTTCTGCTGGAGCACGGCTTGGTCGACCAGATCGTCCCGCGCTTGGAGATGAAGAACCGCCTCTCGGTGTTACTCAAGGCGTTCATGGCAGGCAAAAAGGCGGGCTAG
- a CDS encoding ComF family protein, which produces MPPFSRQLQNWSNGILDLLYPRECLITGDPVESNSPCRFLSSSALEMIWFIDEPHCHTCGAPFFGDLLALRECPHCRELNPAFERGRSLFLLRDAGREIVHEIKYRKGRHLLPDLQPILKRRAKFRSFLCDAVLIPIPLHPTRQRERGYNQSELIARELSAASGSPMADILRRTKFTETQTRLDRAARQANLRGAFELAKGAQLAPDQRYILVDDVFTTGATLNSAAKTLLQCGAEQIDVVTLGHG; this is translated from the coding sequence ATGCCGCCCTTTTCCCGGCAGTTGCAAAATTGGAGTAACGGCATCCTCGACCTGCTCTACCCGCGCGAATGCCTGATCACCGGCGACCCCGTCGAAAGCAATTCGCCGTGCCGGTTTTTGTCCTCAAGCGCGCTGGAGATGATCTGGTTTATCGATGAACCACATTGCCACACCTGCGGGGCACCGTTCTTCGGCGATTTGCTGGCCTTGCGCGAGTGCCCGCATTGCCGGGAGCTGAATCCCGCCTTCGAACGCGGTCGCTCGCTATTTCTTTTGCGGGATGCCGGCCGGGAAATCGTCCACGAGATCAAATACCGTAAAGGCCGTCATTTGCTACCGGACTTGCAGCCGATCCTGAAGCGACGGGCGAAATTCAGGAGTTTTCTCTGCGATGCGGTGCTAATCCCTATTCCGCTGCATCCCACCCGCCAACGCGAACGCGGCTACAACCAAAGCGAACTTATTGCGCGTGAGCTAAGCGCCGCTTCTGGCAGCCCGATGGCGGATATTTTGCGCCGCACGAAGTTTACGGAGACGCAAACACGACTCGATCGCGCGGCGCGACAGGCCAATTTGCGCGGCGCGTTCGAGCTGGCCAAAGGCGCGCAACTCGCTCCTGATCAGCGCTACATCCTGGTCGACGACGTTTTCACCACTGGTGCCACGCTCAACTCTGCCGCCAAAACATTACTCCAATGCGGCGCGGAACAGATTGATGTGGTGACCCTAGGCCATGGTTGA